A single window of Pyrus communis chromosome 10, drPyrComm1.1, whole genome shotgun sequence DNA harbors:
- the LOC137748820 gene encoding uncharacterized protein, whose protein sequence is MPPSLALTTLSIPLLQLHNTGCNEFAYLRNSWVPISSPKLTQISLNQKNRFRHFSSANGNNNDYGLSGAESFSAESEGSVGKIDSGQGVPFTSNETLKKLRRYGISGFLSYGLLNTAYYLTTFLLVWFYVAPAPGRMGYLAAVKRFLKVMAMVWAGSQVTKLVRAGGALALAPFVDKGLSWFTVKFHFKSQGKAFAAIVGICFGLALVLFFVVTLLWA, encoded by the exons atGCCTCCTTCCTTGGCGCTCACAACTCTCTCCATTCCCCTTCTGCAATTGCATAACACG GGCTGCAATGAGTTTGCGTACTTGAGAAATTCCTGGGTTCCAATTTCATCGCCTAAGCTCACCCAAATTTCTCTGAATCAGAAGAACCGGTTTCGACATTTCTCGTCAGCCAATGGCAACAACAAT GATTATGGTTTGTCGGGTGCTGAAAGCTTCTCTGCTGAATCTGAAG GTTCAGTTGGAAAGATTGATAGTGGACAAGGAGTACCTTTCACATCCAACGA GactttgaagaaattgaggagatacggaatttctgggtttttgtcATATGGGCTATTGAATACTGCTTACTATCTTACGACGTTTCTCTTGGTATG GTTCTATGTTGCTCCAGCACCGGGGAGGATGGGTTACCTCGCAGCTGTTAAGAG ATTCCTTAAAGTAATGGCCATGGTGTGGGCTGGAAGCCAGGTTACAAAGCTTGTACGAGCTGGAGG GGCCCTTGCTCTTGCTCCTTTTGTGGACAAGGGACTGTCATGGTTCACGGTCAAGTTCCATTTTAAGTCTCAGGGCAAG GCTTTCGCGGCGATTGTTGGAATTTGCTTTGGACTAGCCCTCGTTTTGTTTTTCGTGGTGACACTGCTTTGGGCCTAA